The proteins below come from a single Streptomyces sp. SCSIO 75703 genomic window:
- a CDS encoding nucleotidyltransferase family protein, with product MHAVILAGGKGVRLRPYTTALPKPLVPIGDQHAILEIVLRQLAGAGFTGCTLAIGHLGEIIRAYVGDGSQWGLHVDYATEESPLGTMGPLLTMRERLPESFLVMNGDILTDLDYADVLRRHRAVGAPLTIATYARRVDIDFGVLTTDANRVVDFTEKPSLDYRVSMGVYGLSRATLEGYTAGLPLGFDELVLDLLRAGDPPYAYAFDGYWLDIGRPDDYDRANAEFTSRKSLLLKGA from the coding sequence ATGCACGCAGTGATCCTGGCCGGAGGCAAGGGCGTCCGGCTGCGGCCCTACACCACCGCGCTGCCCAAGCCGCTGGTGCCCATCGGCGACCAGCACGCGATCCTGGAGATCGTGCTGCGCCAGCTCGCCGGGGCCGGATTCACCGGCTGCACGCTCGCCATCGGCCATCTCGGGGAGATCATCCGCGCCTACGTCGGCGACGGCTCCCAGTGGGGGCTGCACGTCGACTACGCCACGGAGGAGAGCCCGCTCGGCACGATGGGGCCGCTGCTGACGATGCGCGAGCGGCTGCCGGAGTCCTTCCTGGTGATGAACGGCGACATCCTCACCGACCTCGACTACGCCGACGTGCTGCGCCGGCACCGGGCGGTCGGCGCCCCGCTGACCATCGCCACCTACGCGCGCCGGGTGGACATCGACTTCGGGGTGCTCACCACCGACGCGAACCGGGTGGTGGACTTCACCGAGAAGCCCAGCCTGGACTACCGGGTCTCGATGGGCGTCTACGGGCTGTCCCGGGCGACCCTGGAGGGGTACACCGCCGGGCTCCCGCTCGGCTTCGACGAACTCGTGCTGGACCTGCTGCGCGCGGGTGATCCGCCGTACGCCTACGCCTTCGACGGGTACTGGCTCGACATCGGCCGGCCCGACGACTACGACCGGGCCAACGCCGAGTTCACCAGCCGCAAGTCCCTGCTGCTCAAGGGAGCCTGA
- a CDS encoding NAD-dependent epimerase/dehydratase family protein, translating to MRILVLGAGGHLGGHVAARLGSLPGTRVLTGGRSAGCDVRADLAADSPDRLARALATAAPDAVVNCAGATGGDPVTLAEANARGPAALCAALGRALPAARLVHLGSAAEYGPGAPGDRTPESAPTRPLAPYGATKLAGTVAVTSSGLDAVVLRVGNPVGPGAPRTGLPGRVAALLREAGDGPDAVVRLGDLSAYRDFVDVRDVARAVEAAVTAPRPLPPVLNVGGGRAVRVRTLVRALADTAGFAGRVEESASGSARSERVSWQCSDIRAARDALGWRPAYGLHDSLAALWAAGPPEPTPAPRSEAAP from the coding sequence ATGCGCATCCTCGTCCTGGGCGCCGGCGGCCATCTCGGCGGCCACGTCGCCGCGCGGCTCGGCTCCCTGCCGGGCACCCGGGTCCTCACCGGGGGCCGCTCCGCGGGCTGCGACGTCCGCGCCGACCTCGCGGCCGACTCCCCGGACCGGCTCGCGCGGGCGCTGGCGACGGCGGCGCCGGACGCCGTCGTCAACTGCGCGGGCGCCACGGGCGGCGACCCGGTGACGCTCGCGGAGGCCAACGCCCGCGGCCCGGCCGCGCTGTGCGCGGCCCTCGGCCGGGCGCTGCCCGCGGCCCGGCTGGTGCACCTCGGGTCCGCCGCCGAGTACGGTCCGGGCGCCCCGGGGGACCGCACCCCCGAGTCGGCGCCCACCCGCCCGCTCGCCCCGTACGGGGCGACGAAGCTGGCCGGGACGGTCGCGGTGACCTCCTCGGGCCTGGACGCCGTCGTCCTGCGGGTGGGCAACCCGGTGGGGCCGGGCGCCCCGCGCACCGGGCTGCCGGGCCGGGTCGCGGCGCTGCTGCGGGAGGCGGGCGACGGGCCGGACGCGGTGGTGCGGCTCGGCGACCTGTCCGCGTACCGGGACTTCGTCGACGTACGGGACGTGGCCCGCGCGGTGGAGGCCGCGGTGACGGCGCCCCGCCCGCTGCCGCCCGTCCTCAACGTCGGCGGCGGGCGGGCCGTACGGGTGCGCACCCTGGTCCGGGCGCTGGCGGACACCGCGGGCTTCGCCGGGCGCGTCGAGGAGAGCGCGTCCGGCTCCGCCCGTTCGGAGCGGGTCTCCTGGCAGTGCTCCGACATCCGGGCCGCCCGGGACGCCCTCGGCTGGCGGCCCGCGTACGGACTGCACGACTCGCTGGCCGCCCTGTGGGCCGCCGGCCCGCCCGAACCGACCCCCGCGCCCCGAAGCGAGGCCGCGCCGTGA
- a CDS encoding spherulation-specific family 4 protein, translated as MSLLIPLYVHPAEDPGAWHRLIRAADRTYAVVLNPASGPGPRPDPAFAAAAGALRSAGARLLGYVDTDYGTRPAADIAEDARRHRDWYAADGCFLDRVSAAAAGLPACRALVRALRRRGAAPVVLNPGVHPAPGYARIADLLVTFEGPWSAYVSAFSRPAWTLRHPPERFCHLVYGVPAALTPLAVRTARERGAAVSGPVTGEPPNPWAALSPALAGER; from the coding sequence GTGAGCCTGCTGATCCCGCTCTACGTCCACCCGGCCGAGGACCCCGGCGCCTGGCACCGGCTGATCCGGGCCGCCGACCGCACCTACGCCGTGGTGCTCAACCCGGCGAGCGGACCCGGTCCGCGGCCCGATCCGGCGTTCGCCGCGGCGGCCGGGGCGCTGCGCTCGGCCGGCGCCCGGCTGCTCGGCTACGTCGACACGGACTACGGCACCCGCCCGGCGGCGGACATCGCGGAGGACGCCCGCCGGCACCGGGACTGGTACGCGGCCGACGGCTGCTTCCTGGACCGGGTCAGCGCCGCGGCGGCCGGACTGCCCGCGTGCCGGGCGCTGGTGCGGGCGCTGCGCCGGCGGGGCGCGGCGCCCGTGGTGCTGAACCCGGGCGTGCATCCCGCGCCGGGGTACGCCCGGATCGCCGACCTCCTCGTCACCTTCGAGGGCCCGTGGTCCGCGTACGTGTCGGCGTTCAGCAGACCGGCGTGGACCCTGCGTCATCCGCCGGAGCGGTTCTGCCACCTGGTGTACGGGGTGCCCGCGGCGCTGACCCCGCTCGCGGTGCGCACGGCGCGCGAGCGGGGCGCCGCGGTGTCGGGCCCGGTGACCGGTGAGCCGCCCAATCCGTGGGCGGCCCTGTCCCCCGCGCTGGCCGGGGAGCGGTGA
- a CDS encoding endo alpha-1,4 polygalactosaminidase, whose translation MARARWAAAAVVAAVVAAVVAAVVAAGCSGPGDGAREAGAGGDEGRWRPRPGSAWQWQLDGRVDPSADVPVYDIDGFENSAADVARLHRDGRKVICYVNVGAWEEFRPDRDDFPRAVLGRPNGWDGERWLDIRRTDVLRPIMERRFDMCRDKGFDAVEPDLVDAYDEDTGFPLTAGDQLVYNRMIARIAHERGLAVGLKNDLPQIPELVADFDFAVNEQCAEFGECELLTPFVEAGKAVFHVEYSERTADFCAQSRRLRLSSMVKEPELGVWREPC comes from the coding sequence ATGGCGCGCGCGAGGTGGGCCGCGGCGGCCGTGGTGGCGGCCGTGGTGGCGGCCGTGGTGGCGGCCGTGGTGGCGGCCGGGTGCTCGGGCCCCGGCGACGGTGCGCGGGAGGCGGGCGCCGGCGGCGACGAGGGGCGGTGGCGGCCCCGTCCCGGCTCGGCGTGGCAGTGGCAGCTCGACGGCAGGGTCGACCCCTCCGCCGACGTGCCGGTCTACGACATCGACGGCTTCGAGAACAGCGCGGCGGACGTGGCCCGGCTGCACCGCGACGGCCGCAAGGTCATCTGCTACGTCAACGTCGGCGCCTGGGAGGAGTTCCGGCCGGACCGGGACGACTTCCCCCGCGCGGTGCTGGGCCGGCCCAACGGCTGGGACGGGGAGCGCTGGCTCGACATCCGCCGGACCGACGTCCTGCGGCCGATCATGGAGCGGCGTTTCGACATGTGCCGGGACAAGGGCTTCGACGCGGTGGAACCGGACCTCGTGGACGCCTACGACGAGGACACCGGCTTCCCGCTGACCGCCGGCGACCAGCTCGTCTACAACCGGATGATCGCCCGGATCGCGCACGAGCGGGGGCTCGCGGTGGGCCTCAAGAACGACCTGCCGCAGATCCCCGAGCTGGTCGCCGACTTCGACTTCGCCGTCAACGAGCAGTGCGCCGAGTTCGGCGAGTGCGAACTGCTCACCCCGTTCGTCGAGGCCGGCAAGGCGGTCTTCCACGTGGAGTACAGCGAGCGCACCGCCGACTTCTGCGCCCAGTCGCGGCGGCTGCGGCTCTCCTCCATGGTGAAGGAACCGGAGCTGGGGGTGTGGCGCGAGCCGTGCTGA
- a CDS encoding antibiotic biosynthesis monooxygenase encodes MSVVKINVLTVPAEQRETLEKRFASRAHAVENSDGFEWFELLRPLEGTDTYLVYTRWRDEESFTAWMEGPMRSSHQGGDEGAERPKPAASGSTLWSFEVVQQAGPAAG; translated from the coding sequence ATGAGCGTAGTCAAGATCAACGTACTGACCGTTCCGGCCGAGCAGCGCGAGACGCTGGAGAAGCGCTTCGCCTCCCGCGCCCACGCGGTGGAGAACTCCGACGGCTTCGAGTGGTTCGAGCTGCTGCGCCCGCTGGAGGGCACCGACACCTACCTCGTCTACACCCGCTGGCGCGACGAGGAGTCCTTCACCGCGTGGATGGAGGGCCCGATGCGGTCCTCGCACCAGGGCGGCGACGAGGGCGCCGAGCGGCCGAAGCCGGCGGCGAGCGGATCGACGCTGTGGTCCTTCGAGGTCGTGCAGCAGGCGGGCCCGGCGGCGGGCTGA
- a CDS encoding pyruvate carboxylase, which translates to MFRKVLVANRGEIAIRAFRAGYELGARTVAVFPHEDRNSLHRLKADEAYEIGEPGHPVRAYLSVDEIIAAARRAGADAVYPGYGFLSENPELARACEAAGITFVGPSAQILELTGNKARAVAAAREAGVPVLGSSAPSTDVDELVRAADDIGFPVFVKAVAGGGGRGMRRVEEPAQLREAVEAASREAASAFGDPTVFLEKAVVEPRHIEVQILADGQGDVIHLYERDCSVQRRHQKVIELAPAPNLDPELRDRICADAVRFARQIGYRNAGTVEFLVDRSGRHVFIEMNPRIQVEHTVTEEVTDVDLVQAQLRIAAGESLADLGLVQENITLRGAALQCRITTEDPANGFRPDTGRISAYRSPGGSGIRLDGGTTHAGTEISAHFDSMLVKLTCRGRDFATAVGRARRAVAEFRIRGVATNIPFLQAVLDDPDFRAGQVTTSFIERRPHLLTARHSADRGTKLLTYLADVTVNKPHGERPALLDPLTKLAAPPEGAPPAGSRQRLAELGPEGFARLLRESPAIGVTDTTFRDAHQSLLATRVRTKDLLAVAPTVAHTLPQLLSLECWGGATYDVALRFLAEDPWERLAALREAVPNICLQMLLRGRNTVGYTPYPTEVTDAFVEEAAATGIDIFRIFDALNDVDQMRPAIDAVRQTGTAVAEVALCYTADLSDPGERLYTLDYYLRLAERIVEAGAHVLAVKDMAGLLRAPAAATLVSALRREFDLPVHLHTHDTTGGQLATYLAAVQAGADAVDGAVASMAGTTSQPSLSAIVAATDHTDRPTGLDLQAVGDLEPYWESVRKVYAPFEAGLASPTGRVYHHEIPGGQLSNLRTQAIALGLGDRFEEIEAMYAAADRMLGRLVKVTPSSKVVGDLALHLVGAGVAPADFEESPDRFDVPDSVVGFLRGELGTPPGGWPEPFRTKALRGRGEAKPVRELSADDRAGLAKDRRATLNRLLFPGPAREFESHRGSYGDTSVLDSKDFFYGLRPGTEYTVDLEQGVRLLIELQAVGDADERGMRTVMSSLNGQLRPIQVRDRAAASEVPATEKADRSDPGQVAAPFAGVVTLAVAEGDRVEAGATVATIEAMKMEAAITAPKAGTVARLAINRVQQVEGGDLLVRLD; encoded by the coding sequence ATGTTCCGCAAGGTGCTCGTCGCCAACCGCGGCGAGATCGCGATCCGGGCGTTCCGGGCGGGTTACGAACTCGGCGCCCGAACCGTCGCCGTCTTCCCGCACGAGGACCGCAACTCGCTGCACCGGCTCAAGGCCGACGAGGCGTACGAGATCGGCGAACCCGGGCACCCCGTGCGCGCCTACCTCTCGGTGGACGAGATCATCGCGGCGGCCCGGCGCGCGGGAGCGGACGCCGTCTACCCCGGCTACGGATTCCTCTCCGAGAACCCCGAACTGGCGCGCGCCTGCGAGGCGGCCGGCATCACCTTCGTCGGCCCCAGCGCCCAGATCCTGGAACTGACCGGCAACAAGGCCCGTGCCGTCGCCGCCGCCCGCGAGGCCGGCGTCCCCGTCCTCGGCTCCTCGGCGCCCTCCACCGACGTCGACGAACTCGTCCGCGCCGCCGACGACATCGGCTTCCCCGTCTTCGTCAAGGCGGTCGCGGGCGGCGGCGGGCGCGGCATGCGCCGCGTCGAGGAGCCCGCCCAGCTCCGGGAGGCCGTCGAGGCCGCGTCGAGGGAGGCGGCGTCCGCCTTCGGCGACCCGACCGTCTTCCTGGAGAAGGCCGTCGTCGAGCCCCGCCACATCGAGGTGCAGATCCTCGCCGACGGCCAGGGCGACGTGATCCACCTCTACGAGCGGGACTGCTCGGTGCAGCGCCGGCACCAGAAGGTGATCGAGCTGGCGCCCGCCCCCAACCTCGACCCGGAGCTGCGCGACCGGATCTGCGCCGACGCGGTCCGCTTCGCCCGGCAGATCGGCTACCGCAACGCCGGCACCGTCGAGTTCCTCGTCGACCGCTCGGGCCGGCACGTCTTCATCGAGATGAACCCCCGCATCCAGGTCGAGCACACGGTCACCGAGGAGGTCACCGACGTCGACCTCGTCCAGGCCCAACTGCGCATCGCCGCCGGGGAGAGCCTCGCGGACCTCGGCCTCGTCCAGGAGAACATCACCCTGCGCGGCGCCGCCCTCCAGTGCCGCATCACCACCGAGGACCCCGCCAACGGCTTCCGCCCCGACACCGGCCGCATCAGCGCCTACCGCTCCCCGGGCGGCTCCGGCATCCGGCTGGACGGCGGCACCACCCACGCCGGCACCGAGATCAGCGCCCACTTCGACTCGATGCTGGTCAAGCTCACCTGCCGGGGCCGGGACTTCGCCACCGCGGTGGGCCGCGCCCGGCGCGCGGTCGCCGAGTTCCGCATCCGCGGCGTCGCCACCAACATCCCGTTCCTCCAGGCCGTGCTGGACGACCCCGACTTCCGGGCCGGCCAGGTCACCACCTCGTTCATCGAGCGGCGCCCGCACCTGCTGACCGCCCGGCACTCCGCCGACCGCGGCACCAAGCTCCTGACCTACCTCGCCGACGTCACCGTCAACAAGCCGCACGGCGAGCGGCCCGCGCTGCTCGACCCGCTGACCAAGCTGGCCGCCCCGCCGGAGGGCGCCCCGCCCGCCGGCTCCCGGCAGCGGCTGGCCGAACTCGGCCCCGAGGGCTTCGCCCGCCTGCTGCGCGAGTCGCCGGCCATCGGCGTCACCGACACCACCTTCCGCGACGCCCACCAGTCGCTGCTCGCCACCCGGGTGCGCACCAAGGACCTGCTCGCCGTCGCCCCCACGGTCGCCCACACCCTGCCCCAGCTCCTCTCACTGGAGTGCTGGGGCGGCGCCACCTACGACGTCGCCCTGCGCTTCCTCGCGGAGGACCCGTGGGAGCGGCTGGCCGCCCTGCGTGAGGCGGTGCCCAACATCTGCCTCCAGATGCTGCTGCGCGGCCGGAACACCGTGGGCTACACCCCCTACCCCACCGAGGTCACCGACGCCTTCGTCGAGGAGGCGGCGGCCACCGGTATCGACATCTTCCGCATCTTCGACGCCCTCAACGACGTCGACCAGATGCGGCCCGCCATCGACGCCGTACGGCAGACCGGGACCGCCGTCGCCGAGGTGGCCCTGTGCTACACGGCCGACCTCTCCGACCCCGGCGAGCGGCTCTACACCCTCGACTACTACCTGCGCCTGGCCGAGCGGATCGTCGAGGCGGGCGCGCACGTCCTCGCCGTGAAGGACATGGCCGGCCTGCTGCGGGCACCGGCCGCCGCGACGCTCGTGTCGGCGCTGCGCCGCGAGTTCGACCTCCCGGTGCACCTGCACACCCACGACACCACCGGCGGACAGCTCGCCACCTACCTCGCCGCCGTGCAGGCCGGCGCGGACGCCGTCGACGGTGCCGTCGCCTCCATGGCGGGCACCACCTCCCAGCCGTCCCTGTCGGCGATCGTGGCCGCCACCGACCACACCGACCGGCCCACCGGGCTCGACCTCCAGGCCGTCGGCGACCTGGAGCCCTACTGGGAGAGCGTCCGCAAGGTCTACGCCCCCTTCGAGGCCGGACTCGCCTCGCCCACCGGCCGCGTCTACCACCACGAGATCCCCGGCGGTCAGCTCTCCAACCTGCGCACCCAGGCGATCGCCCTCGGCCTCGGCGACCGCTTCGAGGAGATCGAGGCGATGTACGCCGCCGCCGACCGCATGCTCGGCCGGCTGGTCAAGGTCACGCCCTCCTCGAAGGTCGTCGGCGACCTCGCGCTGCACCTGGTCGGCGCCGGCGTGGCGCCCGCGGACTTCGAGGAGTCGCCGGACCGGTTCGACGTCCCGGACTCGGTGGTCGGCTTCCTCCGCGGCGAACTGGGCACCCCGCCGGGCGGCTGGCCCGAGCCGTTCCGCACCAAGGCGCTGCGCGGGCGCGGGGAGGCCAAGCCGGTGCGGGAGCTGAGCGCCGACGACCGCGCCGGGCTCGCCAAGGACCGCCGGGCCACCCTCAACCGGCTGCTCTTCCCCGGCCCGGCCCGCGAGTTCGAGTCCCACCGGGGCAGCTACGGCGACACCAGCGTCCTGGACAGCAAGGACTTCTTCTACGGACTGCGCCCCGGCACCGAGTACACCGTCGACCTCGAGCAGGGCGTGCGGCTGCTGATCGAACTGCAGGCCGTCGGCGACGCCGACGAGCGCGGCATGCGCACGGTGATGTCGTCCCTGAACGGCCAACTGCGGCCCATCCAGGTCCGCGACCGGGCGGCGGCCTCCGAGGTGCCGGCCACCGAGAAGGCGGACCGGTCCGACCCCGGACAGGTCGCGGCGCCCTTCGCGGGCGTGGTCACCCTCGCCGTCGCCGAGGGCGACCGGGTCGAGGCGGGCGCCACGGTGGCCACCATCGAGGCGATGAAGATGGAGGCCGCGATCACCGCGCCCAAGGCCGGCACGGTGGCCCGGCTCGCCATCAACCGCGTCCAGCAGGTGGAGGGCGGCGACCTCCTGGTCCGGCTCGACTAG
- a CDS encoding DUF475 domain-containing protein — translation MLLRTFRWAFAVTALGLVAAVFYGGWTALGVVAILSVLEISLSFDNAVVNAGILKKMNAFWQQIFLTVGILIAVFGMRLVFPVVIVAVTARLGPWEAVHLALTDKDRYQELVTDAHPAIAAFGGMFLLMIFLDFVFEDRDITWLSWLERPLARLGKVDMLSVCVALVVLLVSAMTFATHAHQHGGATVDKAETVLIAGVAGLITYMIVGGLSGYFEDKLEEEEEREHEAEEAAERAGRPRSATALAGKAAFFMFLYLEVLDASFSFDGVIGAFAITNDIVLMALGLGVGAMYVRSLTVYLVRQGTLDDYVYLEHGAHYAIGALAVILLVTIQYQINEIITGLVGVVLIGWSFWSSVRRNRALAATERADDRGGGRA, via the coding sequence GTGCTGCTGAGGACGTTCCGCTGGGCCTTCGCCGTCACCGCGCTCGGTCTGGTCGCTGCGGTCTTCTACGGGGGGTGGACCGCGCTCGGCGTGGTGGCGATCCTCTCCGTACTGGAGATCTCGCTGTCGTTCGACAACGCGGTGGTCAACGCCGGGATCCTGAAGAAGATGAACGCCTTCTGGCAGCAGATCTTCCTCACCGTCGGCATCCTGATCGCCGTCTTCGGCATGCGGCTGGTCTTCCCGGTCGTCATCGTGGCGGTCACGGCCCGGCTCGGCCCCTGGGAGGCGGTGCACCTCGCGCTGACCGACAAGGACCGCTACCAGGAGCTGGTGACCGACGCGCATCCGGCGATCGCGGCGTTCGGCGGCATGTTCCTGCTGATGATCTTCCTGGACTTCGTCTTCGAGGACCGGGACATCACGTGGCTGTCCTGGCTGGAGCGTCCGCTGGCCAGGCTGGGCAAGGTCGACATGCTGTCGGTCTGCGTGGCGCTGGTCGTGCTGCTGGTCTCGGCGATGACCTTCGCCACCCACGCCCACCAGCACGGCGGGGCCACGGTCGACAAGGCCGAGACCGTCCTGATCGCGGGGGTGGCCGGCCTGATCACCTACATGATCGTCGGCGGGCTCTCCGGGTACTTCGAGGACAAGCTCGAAGAGGAGGAGGAACGCGAGCACGAGGCCGAGGAGGCGGCCGAGCGCGCGGGCAGGCCGCGCTCGGCGACGGCCCTGGCCGGCAAGGCGGCCTTCTTCATGTTCCTGTACCTGGAGGTGCTGGACGCCTCGTTCTCCTTCGACGGCGTGATCGGCGCCTTCGCCATCACCAACGACATCGTCCTGATGGCGCTCGGCCTGGGCGTCGGCGCGATGTACGTGCGGTCGCTCACGGTCTACCTGGTCCGCCAGGGCACCCTGGACGACTACGTCTACCTGGAGCACGGCGCCCACTACGCGATCGGCGCCCTCGCCGTGATCCTCCTGGTCACCATCCAGTACCAGATCAACGAGATCATCACCGGCCTGGTCGGCGTCGTCCTCATCGGCTGGTCCTTCTGGTCCTCCGTACGCCGCAACCGCGCCCTCGCCGCCACCGAGCGAGCGGACGACCGCGGCGGCGGACGGGCGTAG
- a CDS encoding S8 family peptidase: MAPLRSKRFRLGTLAGAAVLALGGGLTALPAHAAPAEGTVLAADSPTAVKDSYIVTLRSDAGLKASSTAGRHLVERYGGTVRKAFGSALNGYTATLSATEARRLAADPAVASVEQDQRVRLADTTQSNAPWGLDRIDQTSLPLSGTYTYPDSAGGGVTAYVIDTGVRITHQQISGRASYGYDAVDGDTIASDGNGHGTHVATTIAGSTYGVAKKAKVVAVRVLDNNGSGTTSGVIAGIDWVTANHSGPSVANLSLGGGASTTLDNAVRKSIASGVTYAVAAGNSNANASSYSPARVTEALTVGATTSTDARASYSNYGTVLDLFAPGSSIKAGWHTSDTATNTISGTSMATPHVAGAAAVYLANHTSATPAQVATALVNGSTAGKVTNPGTGSPNRLLKLVP, encoded by the coding sequence ATGGCACCACTGCGCAGCAAGAGATTCCGGCTCGGCACCCTCGCCGGCGCGGCCGTCCTGGCCCTCGGCGGCGGGCTCACCGCCCTGCCCGCCCACGCCGCCCCCGCCGAGGGCACCGTCCTCGCCGCCGACTCGCCCACGGCGGTCAAGGACAGCTACATCGTCACGCTCCGCTCGGACGCCGGGCTGAAGGCGTCGTCGACGGCCGGCCGGCATCTGGTCGAGCGGTACGGCGGCACGGTGCGCAAGGCGTTCGGCAGCGCGCTCAACGGCTACACCGCCACCCTCTCCGCGACCGAGGCCCGGCGGCTCGCCGCCGACCCGGCCGTGGCCTCCGTCGAGCAGGACCAGCGTGTCCGCCTCGCCGACACCACCCAGTCCAACGCCCCCTGGGGGCTGGACCGCATCGACCAGACCTCCCTGCCGCTGTCCGGTACCTACACCTACCCGGACAGTGCCGGCGGCGGCGTGACGGCGTACGTCATCGACACCGGTGTGCGCATCACCCACCAGCAGATCAGCGGCCGTGCCTCGTACGGGTACGACGCCGTCGACGGCGACACCATCGCCTCCGACGGCAACGGCCACGGCACCCACGTGGCCACCACCATCGCGGGTTCGACCTACGGCGTCGCCAAGAAGGCCAAGGTCGTGGCCGTGCGCGTGCTCGACAACAACGGCTCGGGCACCACCTCCGGAGTCATCGCGGGCATCGACTGGGTGACCGCCAACCACTCCGGCCCCTCGGTCGCCAACCTCTCGCTCGGCGGCGGCGCGTCCACCACCCTGGACAACGCCGTGCGCAAATCCATCGCCAGCGGCGTGACCTACGCCGTCGCCGCCGGCAACAGCAACGCCAACGCCTCCTCCTACTCCCCCGCCCGGGTCACCGAGGCCCTCACCGTCGGCGCCACCACCAGCACGGACGCGCGGGCGAGCTACTCGAACTACGGGACCGTCCTGGACCTGTTCGCCCCGGGCTCCTCCATCAAGGCCGGCTGGCACACCAGCGACACGGCGACCAACACCATCTCCGGCACCTCGATGGCGACCCCGCACGTCGCCGGAGCCGCCGCCGTCTACCTCGCCAACCACACCTCCGCCACCCCGGCTCAGGTCGCCACCGCCCTCGTGAACGGATCGACCGCCGGCAAGGTGACGAACCCCGGCACCGGATCGCCCAACCGGCTGCTCAAGCTCGTGCCCTGA
- a CDS encoding urease subunit gamma, which produces MLLSLQERERLMIYTAARLAQERRERGLKLNLPEATALISAFLLEGARDGRTKADLQDAGRGVLRRDEVMDGVADMLSQVQVEATFLDGTKLIAVQGPIQ; this is translated from the coding sequence ATGCTGCTCAGCCTTCAGGAGCGCGAGCGCCTGATGATCTACACGGCGGCCAGACTCGCCCAGGAGCGCCGGGAGCGCGGCCTGAAACTCAACCTTCCGGAGGCCACGGCGCTCATCTCTGCCTTCCTCCTCGAAGGGGCCCGCGACGGGCGCACCAAGGCCGACCTCCAGGACGCCGGACGCGGGGTGCTGCGCCGGGACGAGGTGATGGACGGGGTCGCCGACATGCTCTCGCAGGTGCAGGTCGAGGCCACCTTCCTGGACGGGACTAAGCTCATCGCGGTGCAGGGGCCGATCCAGTGA
- a CDS encoding urease subunit beta, whose protein sequence is MLPGSPGQIIHGSGTVTINAGRPVTRLSVVNTADRPVSVGSHYHFAEVNPALRFDRERAWGQRLNILAGGMVRFDPGATVEIELVPLGGRRVVRGLRGECGGPLDG, encoded by the coding sequence GTGCTGCCCGGTTCCCCGGGGCAGATCATCCACGGCAGCGGCACGGTCACCATCAACGCGGGGCGGCCGGTGACCCGGCTCTCGGTGGTCAACACCGCGGACCGCCCGGTCAGCGTCGGCTCGCACTACCACTTCGCCGAGGTCAACCCGGCGCTGCGGTTCGACCGGGAGCGGGCCTGGGGACAGCGGCTGAACATCCTGGCCGGCGGCATGGTGCGCTTCGACCCGGGCGCCACCGTGGAGATCGAACTCGTCCCGCTCGGCGGACGGCGCGTCGTGCGCGGACTGCGCGGCGAGTGCGGGGGGCCGCTCGATGGCTGA